A genomic region of Raphanus sativus cultivar WK10039 chromosome 6, ASM80110v3, whole genome shotgun sequence contains the following coding sequences:
- the LOC108810483 gene encoding protein GLUTAMINE DUMPER 4, with amino-acid sequence MRSLSIKPTSLDASRHATSVESFGNHQPPQSPSPVPYLFGGLAAMLGLIAFALLILACSYWHLTISDEDFEEGNGRGADEEKESRSGEKAAYEEKYIVIMAGDDLPTYLATPAGNKCVCSHEGEVIFEEGDAAKREETRQNEEATSH; translated from the coding sequence atgaGGTCATTGAGCATTAAACCAACATCGTTAGATGCATCGAGGCATGCAACATCTGTAGAATCATTTGGGAATCACCAACCGCCACAATCTCCGTCGCCGGTGCCGTATTTATTCGGCGGCCTTGCGGCAATGTTAGGCCTCATCGCCTTTGCTTTACTAATCCTGGCATGCTCTTACTGGCACTTGACTATTTCAGATGAAGATTTCGAGGAAGGAAACGGCAGAGGAGCTgatgaagagaaagagagtcGGTCCGGAGAGAAGGCGGCGTACGAAGAGAAGTATATTGTTATAATGGCCGGAGATGACTTGCCGACGTATCTTGCGACGCCTGCTGGGAACAAGTGTGTTTGTAGTCACGAGGGTGAAGTAATTTTCGAGGAGGGTGATGCTGCCAAGAGAGAGGAAACCAGACAAAATGAGGAAGCGACGAGTCACTAA
- the LOC108809700 gene encoding peroxidase 18, translating into MAFPFSSCKQEYAFLSSLLLVLPLLLLISSSVADLSFNFYSSSCPGAEFIVRNTVRSASSSDPSVLGKLVRLIFHDCFVQGCDASVLVRGNGTERSDPGNASLGGFDVIESAKNVLEIFCPGIVSCADILVLAARDAVEALGGPVVAIPTGRRDGTVSAAENVRPNIIDTDFTVDKMINIFSSKGLSVQDLVVLSGAHTVGAAHCNTFNSRFKRDPRGNFELIDASLDNSYAQTLLNKCSSSMDPTTAVVNNDPETSSTFDNQYYKNLLAHKGLFQTDSALMEDDRTRKIVEILANDEESFLERWTESFMKMSVIGVRVGEEGEIRRSCSSVN; encoded by the exons ATGGCGTTTCCCTTCTCTTCCTGCAAACAAGAATATGcattcctctcctctcttcttcttgttcttcctcTACTTCTGCTCATTTCTTCTTCCGTAGCTGATCTCTCTTTCAACTTCTACAGCAGTTCATGCCCTGGGGCTGAGTTTATCGTCAGAAACACCGTTAGATCAGCTTCTTCCTCTGATCCATCAGTCCTTGGGAAGCTCGTCCGTCTTATCTTCCATGACTGTTTCGTCCAG GGTTGTGATGCCTCGGTGTTGGTTCGAGGGAACGGTACAGAGAGAAGCGACCCTGGAAACGCGTCACTAGGAGGTTTTGATGTGATAGAAAGCGCCAAAAATGTTCTAGAAATCTTCTGTCCAGGCATAGTCTCATGCGCTGACATCCTTGTTCTTGCTGCTAGAGACGCCGTTGAAGCT CTCGGAGGACCTGTAGTTGCAATACCGACAGGGAGGAGAGACGGAACGGTCTCAGCGGCAGAAAATGTCAGACCAAACATCATTGATACGGATTTCACAGTTGATAAAATGATCAATATCTTTTCCTCCAAAGGCTTATCTGTTCAAGATCTTGTCGTTCTCTCAG GAGCGCACACTGTTGGTGCTGCCCACTGCAACACATTCAACAGCAGGTTTAAGAGAGATCCTAGAGGCAATTTCGAGCTCATAGACGCATCTCTCGACAACTCCTACGCGCAAACACTTTTGAACAAGTGTTCGTCTTCTATGGATCCGACGACTGCGGTCGTAAACAACGATCCTGAGACATCGTCGACGTTCGACAATCAGTACTACAAGAACTTGTTGGCGCACAAGGGTCTGTTCCAGACGGATTCTGCTCTCATGGAAGATGATCGGACGAGGAAGATTGTCGAGATTCTGGCGAACGATGAGGAGAGTTTTCTGGAGAGATGGACCGAGTCGTTTATGAAGATGAGTGTGATTGGTGTGAGGGTTGGTGAAGAAGGTGAGATCAGACGTTCTTGTTCTTCTGTAAATTAA
- the LOC108811434 gene encoding uncharacterized protein At4g04775-like — protein sequence MSNLTGDSTVSSSRRGRGRVVGVPSQCWCGVAVVEKISKSDFNPYRRYYRCSYAATHKLENDNHIFKWVDEALLNEIDKLGAQIRKIEEAMEKIEHGREEIEKMMFESLKMKLENEILERVEDALLESKANTRNMMICGVIGCVLMIGLVKLLG from the exons ATGAGCAATCTAACCGGAGATTCGACTGTTTCATCATCTCGGAGAGGAAGAGGTAGAGTCGTGGGAGTTCCGAGCCAATGTTGGTGTGGGGTTGCAGTTGTAGAAAAGATTTCGAAATCAGACTTCAATCCGTACCGGAGATACTATCGTTGTTCTTATGCTGCAACACACAAG CTTGAAAATGACAATCACATTTTTAAATGGGTGGATGAGGCTCTTCTAAATGAGATAGACAAATTGGGTGCTCAAATAAGGAAAATCGAAGAAGCCATGGAAAAGATTGAACATGGTAGAGAGGAAATTGAGAAGATGATGTTTGAGAGTTTGAAAATGAAGTTAGAGAACGAGATTCTTGAGAGGGTTGAAGATGCTTTGTTGGAATCCAAGGCAAACACGAGGAACATGATGATTTGTGGAGTCATTGGATGTGTGTTGATGATCGGTTTAGTGAAGCTACTAGGCTAG
- the LOC108812226 gene encoding ADP-ribosylation factor 1 produces the protein MGILFTRMFSSVFGNKEARILVLGLDNAGKTTILYRLQMGEVVSTIPTIGFNVETVQYNNIKFQVWDLGGQTSIRPYWRCYFPNTQAVIYVVDSSDTDRIGVAKEEFHAILEEEELKGAVVLIFANKQDLPGALDDAAVTEALELHKIKSRQWAIFKTCAVKGEGLFEGLDWLSNTLKSGSG, from the exons ATGGGGATCCTGTTCACGCGGATGTTCTCTTCGGTGTTTGGCAACAAAGAAGCTCGTATCCTCGTCCTCGGTCTCGACAATGCTGGCAAAACCACTATCCTCT ATAGGCTTCAGATGGGGGAAGTGGTCTCCACGATTCCTA CTATTGGATTCAACGTGGAGACAGTGCAGTACAACAATATCAAGTTTCAGGTCTGGGATTTAG GTGGACAAACGAGCATCAG GCCATACTGGCGATGCTATTTTCCGAATACACAAGCAGTGATTTATGTTGTTGACTCGAGCGATACTGATCGAATTGGGGTGGCTAAAGAGGAATTCCATGCAATTTTGGAG GAAGAGGAATTGAAAGGTGCAGTTGTTCTCATATTTGCGAACAAGCAG GATCTTCCTGGTGCACTTGATGATGCCGCTGTGACAGAAGCCTTGGAGCTGCATAAGATAAAGAGTCGTCAGTGGGCAATCTTCAAAACTTGTGCTGTTAAAGGCGAAGGGCTTTTCGAAGGATTGGACTG GCTGAGTAATACATTGAAGTCGGGAAGTGGCTAG
- the LOC108808548 gene encoding uncharacterized protein LOC108808548 yields MALPEWGDVPPLNDEDSDGENRTERNDYNIEQSVIDFEGESPIRHNVYPDTESDDDEEGEVQRTVRKRNNIVRGDGKLFEGQVFSTGLAFKEAVLDYALKTSRNLKQYRYDKDKLGYNCVGDGCSWRIYCSKTGKTFQWQVKVFKNVHSCVPNGCCEMIKVPVIARLFVDKIREEPEYFMPKKIEELIMEKWKINVSRPQCQAARNKALRWIEREYDEQFARLHDYVKEILESNPNSSVELECLPDEKGLQLFNRFYVCFDILRRNWKDTCRQLIGVDGCHLKSKMKGMLLVALGRDADNSIYPIAWAIVQVENTDNWLWFVKKIKYDLGLLNGEGFIMVSDRQKGLIKAVQTELPGIEHRMCVRHIYGNLKGKHGKKADLKLHVWNLAWSYNEPEYRENLDRIFNYDSEVHEDVLKTNPKSWSRAYFKLGNYCEDVENNSTESWNNTVLKARDMPYVPMLEMIARQSMVRISKRNVIALGHKSLCTPYVIEYLKEELEKASVCVVHRSTNNTFDSRIGGCSHRVNLETRSCTCRRWDITGIPCEHAYGVILSKKLEVQDYVCHWFKTATWRRTYAEGIIPLRGARFWPVGEEPRVHHAPEPPQPGRKKGDKDGKSGKNDKKRKKGINESPTKKKPKMLKRTMHCSQCGEANHNSRFHKKAQQAPQRDSSQVESSQAEE; encoded by the exons ATGGCGTTACCGGAATGGGGAGATGTTCCTCCACTCAACGACGAGGATTCTGACGGAGAAAACCGTACTGAGAGAAACGACTACAACATTGAGCAATCTGTGATTGACTTCGAGGGCGAATCACCCATTCGTCACAATGTATATCCAGACAcagagagtgatgatgatgaggaaggAGAAGTCCAGAGAACAGTGAGAAAGCGTAACAATATTGTCAGAGGCGATGGAAAATTGTTTGAAGGGCAAGTCTTCAGCACTGGTTTGGCTTTTAAGGAAGCTGTTCTTGATTATGCTCTGAAAACAAGCAGAAATCTCAAACAATACAGGTATGACAAAGATAAGCTTGGCTATAATTGTGTTGGCGATGGATGTTCATGGCGGATTTACTGCTCCAAAACAGGAAAGACATTTCAATGGCAAGTTAAAGTCTTTAAGAATGTTCATAGTTGTGTCCCTAATGGTTGCTGTGAGATGATAAAAGTTCCAGTGATTGCACGCTTGTTTGTCGACAAGATTCGAGAAGAGCCGGAATATTTTATGCCAAAGAAGATCGAGGAACTAATCATGGAGAAGTGGAAGATCAATGTGTCTAGACCTCAGTGTCAAGCTGCAAGGAACAAGGCGTTGAGATGGATTGAGAGAGAGTATGATGAACAGTTTGCGCGTCTCCATGATTATGTTAAGGAGATACTAGAGTCGAATCCCAACTCTTCTGTGGAGCTTGAGTGTCTGCCTGATGAGAAAGGCTTACAGTTATTCAATAGGTTTTATGTCTGTTTTGACATACTAAGAAGAAACTGGAAAGATACTTGTAGACAGCTTATAGGAGTGGATGGATGCCATTTGAAATCGAAGATGAAAGGGATGTTACTGGTAGCTCTAGGTCGAGATGCGGATAATTCAATATATCCTATTGCTTGGGCTATTGTGCAAGTAGAAAACACAGATAATTGGTTGTGGTTTGTGAAGaagataaaatatgatttgGGTCTGCTTAATGGTGAAGGATTTATCATGGTCTCGGATAGGCAAAAAGGATTGATCAAAGCTGTTCAGACTGAGCTTCCGGGAATAGAGCACAGAATGTGTGTGAGGCATATATATGGAAATTTGAAGGGAAAGCATGGGAAAAAAGCAGATTTGAAGCTTCATGTTTGGAATCTTGCTTGGAGCTACAATGAGCCAGAGTATAGGGAGAACTTGGACAGGATATTCAACTATGATTCTGAAGTTCATGAAGATGTGTTGAAGACAAATCCCAAGTCTTGGTCAAGAGCATATTTTAAGCTTGGAAATTACTGTGAAGATGTTGAGAATAATTCAACAGAATCATGGAACAACACAGTTCTGAAGGCTAGGGACATGCCATATGTCCCTATGCTGGAGATGATAGCTCGACAGTCAATGGTCCGTATTTCAAAGAGAAATGTCATAGCATTGGGTCACAAAAGCTTGTGTACTCCTTATGTGATTGAGTACCTAAAAGAAGAGTTAGAGAAAGCATCGGTGTGTGTGGTGCATAGAAGCACAAATAACACATTTGATTCGAGAATTGGTGGGTGCTCACACCGTGTCAATTTGGAAACTAGAAGTTGTACTTGTAGGAGGTGGGACATCACAGGCATTCCTTGTGAGCATGCGTATGGGGTCATCTTAAGCAAGAAGCTTGAGGTTCAAGATTATGTGTGTCATTGGTTTAAGACTGCTACGTGGAGGAGGACTTATGCTGAAGGTATAATACCGCTTAGAGGTGCAAGGTTTTGGCCAGTTGGAGAAGAACCACGAGTGCATCATGCTCCGGAGCCACCACAACCTGGTCGTAAGAAAGGTGACAAAGACGGAAAGAGCGGAAAGAACgataaaaagaggaagaaaggaATAAATGAGTCTCCAACAAAGAAGAAACCCAAAATGTTGAAGAGGACAATGCATTGTAGTCAATGTGGTGAAGCCAATCACAACTCTCGATTTCACAAGAAAGCACAACAG GCTCCTCAACGTGACTCTTCTCAGGTTGAGTCTTCACAGGCCGAAGAATGA
- the LOC108806008 gene encoding zinc finger CCCH domain-containing protein 22 — translation MASEEDKALEDLLEYQLKDQRESLSAIEEALASDPSNPDLLSVHEELVGAIKDAEEGLFQLKRARLLQEADIVLRGLNNAAGVKPEHTHPPNGLEPERKDSDGSKCRFRHSDGRWYNGRIIGFEGSDSAKISFLTPTSESMMMCKFFMQQRCRFGSSCRLSHGVDVPISSLKNYEQTEWKQSMVGSKIWAVSGSKYDMWRVGELESWDDTLQLGGVVFRDDGSSAKLGSDAIVLSEYAQMTDDDDDDDGEEEDEEEEEDGSASGSEESVSSDYDEEFPQGIGILGSTDQRRGVQNETAIFAKWENHTRGIASKLMANMGYREGMGLGVSGQGRLDPIVAKVLPPKRSLDHALEHIKNGEAKGEKQKKKRSRGGRRKREKKFAEAARAAKQEEESDLFSFINNHEKRNGRETVKKRQNIGPVDRKALVAYEDEVKDLKFQVKKLEEMVKRNKKDQIVSDAATRKLKQVQKALASTLAAQASASNAVESKEKEKKWLKF, via the exons ATGGCGAGCGAAGAAGACAAAGCCCTTGAAGATCTTCTCGAGTATCAGCTGAAAGACCAAAGAGAATCACTTTCAGCCATCGAAGAAGCCCTTGCCTCTGACCCTTCTAATCCCGACCTCCTCTCT GTGCATGAAGAGCTTGTTGGAGCAATCAAGGATGCAGAGGAAGGGCTTTTCCAGCTAAAACGTGCTCGGTTGTTGCAGGAAGCCGACATTGTTCTCCGCGGTCTGAACAACGCTGCTGGAGTCAAACCTGAGCACACCCATCCTCCAAATGGGTTGGAGCCAGAGAGAAAGGATTCAGATGGATCAAAATGCAGATTCCGGCACAGTGATGGACGTTGGTACAATGGTCGCATTATTGGGTTTGAAGGCTCTGATTCTGCAAAGATATCTTTCCTTACTCCCACTTCTGAGAGTATGATG ATGTGCAAGTTTTTCATGCAGCAGAGGTGTCGGTTTGGCAGTTCCTGTCGTTTATCACATG GAGTGGATGTGCCAATATCTTCTCTAAAGAACTATGAGCAGACTGAGTGGAAGCAGTCCATGGTAGGCTCCAAGATTTGGGCAGTTTCCGGAAGTAAATACGACATGTGGAGGGTGGGTGAGCTTGAATCATGGGATGATACGCTACAGTTAGGCGGAGTTGTTTTCAGAGATGATGGGAGCTCAGCAAAGCTAGGTTCTGATGCTATTGTATTATCAGAGTACGCTCAAAtgactgatgatgatgatgatgatgatggagaagaggaggatgaagaagaagaagaagatgggagTGCTTCAGGCTCTGAAGAATCTGTTTCAAGTGATTATGATGAAGAGTTTCCTCAAGGCATAGGCATTCTAGGAAGCACAGACCAAAGGAGAGGCGTCCAGAATGAGACAGCTATATTTGCAAAGTGGGAAAATCACACCAGAGGGATAGCTTCTAAGTTGATGGCAAATATGGGTTACCGTGAAGGGATGGGACTTGGGGTCTCTGGTCAAGGGAGATTAGACCCAATTGTGGCAAAAGTACTACCACCAAAGAGGTCGTTGGATCACGCTCTCGAGCATATCAAGAACGGAGAAGCTAAAggagagaaacaaaagaagaaaaggagcAGAGGTGGGAGAAGGAAGCGTGAGAAGAAGTTTGCAGAAGCAGCTAGAGCAGCGAAACAGGAAGAGGAATCAGACTTGTTTAGCTTCATCAACAACCACGAGAAAAGAAACGGCAGAGAGACTGTGAAAAAGAGGCAGAACATCGGTCCAGTAGACAGGAAAGCACTGGTTGCATATGAAGACGAAGTCAAGGACTTGAAGTTTCAAGTAAAGAAACTAGAAGAGATGGtgaagagaaataaaaaagatcAAATTGTTTCAGATGCTGCGACAAGAAAATTGAAACAAGTCCAGAAGGCACTGGCTTCGACGTTAGCAGCTCAAGCTTCTGCCTCCAATGCTGTAGAAagcaaagagaaagaaaagaaatggcTCAAGTTCTAG
- the LOC108811726 gene encoding F-box/kelch-repeat protein At1g64840-like encodes MPEPATKKKPSSMTTTTIPDWSLLPGELLDVISKNLHNCFDVLHARSVCTTWRSSVPFPDRQLTRPSYTSLPSFADLPYESDDDEFCTLEKVPVFLFRAKTRPVLPSLYFLGGLVRNHDHPSPSQHCSLKVKVHETVLSVTNVLNLQIIPLGHHYRVVGFNPRDRTSNYRGVAVLPLNKGKGEGKDFIALLNHTELLYIFRSDDERRWVGLERFSDDTFYEVVAFRDRFYAAFVTAGVCVFDPYSFEVTPLFPSPPLEQPPFNNFVRSGDGDGDDDELFLVVKFYPFPEPTVIDFNLFKCRVSRLDEKAGKWVTVSDLGGRVLFIGRFGNVCCSGEELPDGCGVSGDSILYTNELGGVTFAFKYSGGGGDGVPGVWRLSREYRVSILSHSPVVALRVERQPLVTPTLGT; translated from the coding sequence ATGCCAGAGCCTGCAACGAAAAAGAAGCCATCAtcgatgacgacgacgacgataCCAGACTGGTCTCTCCTCCCCGGAGAGCTTCTCGACGTAATCTCCAAGAATCTACACAACTGCTTCGACGTCCTCCACGCTCGCTCCGTCTGCACCACGTGGCGATCATCCGTCCCCTTCCCCGATCGTCAGCTAACACGCCCGTCTTACACCTCTCTCCCTTCCTTCGCCGACCTTCCTTACGAGAGCGACGACGACGAGTTCTGCACCCTCGAGAAGGTCCCCGTCTTCCTCTTCCGAGCCAAAACTCGCCCCGTCCTGCCTTCTCTCTACTTTCTAGGAGGACTAGTCCGAAATCACGATCATCCATCTCCATCTCAGCACTGCTCGTTGAAAGTGAAGGTCCACGAAACCGTGCTGAGCGTGACGAACGTTCTCAACCTTCAGATCATCCCTCTAGGGCACCACTACAGAGTGGTTGGTTTCAATCCTCGAGATCGGACGTCGAACTACAGAGGCGTCGCTGTTCTTCCTCTAAACAAAGGAAAAGGAGAAGGAAAAGACTTTATTGCCCTCCTCAACCACACTGAGCTTCTTTATATCTTTCGAAGCGACGATGAGAGGAGGTGGGTCGGGCTGGAGCGGTTCTCGGACGATACGTTCTACGAAGTGGTCGCGTTTCGAGACAGGTTTTACGCGGCGTTTGTCACCGCGGGCGTTTGCGTTTTTGATCCTTATTCGTTTGAAGTCACTCCCCTCTTCCCCTCCCCGCCTCTGGAGCAGCCGCCCTTCAATAACTTTGTTCGGTCcggtgatggtgatggtgatgatgacGAGCTGTTTCTCGTGGTGAAGTTCTACCCGTTTCCTGAGCCGACTGTGATTGATTTTAATCTGTTCAAGTGTAGAGTGAGTAGGCTTGACGAGAAAGCTGGGAAGTGGGTTACGGTTAGTGATTTGGGAGGGCGTGTTTTGTTTATTGGACGCTTTGGGAATGTCTGCTGCTCGGGTGAGGAGCTTCCTGATGGTTGCGGTGTGAGTGGGGACTCGATTTTGTACACCAATGAGCTAGGCGGTGTGACATTCGCCTTTAAGTAtagtggaggaggaggagacggcGTCCCCGGTGTTTGGAGATTGTCAAGAGAGTATCGTGTGTCAATCCTCAGCCATTCTCCCGTGGTGGCCCTCCGGGTTGAGCGTCAACCCCTCGTGACTCCTACTTTGGGTACTTGA
- the LOC108808549 gene encoding uncharacterized protein LOC108808549: protein MWREKENQEVLQLSFDAIYQRVWSLNISPKVKHFLWRCLNNALPVTDNMAHRHIANDRRCSRCGKAAETINHMLFQCHYARRLWAKANVHTPPPGIWAESLHTNIHWVLNLKQEYPKDQIDESLAPWILWRLWKNRNEMLFRGKEYEISETVEKAWEDVKEWQDKKEAKVEVVKKTTTEKPDRKWIPPVPTWLKCNTDGSWEKETDQGGAGWITRDHTESLLWAGAKKMVGMGSALDSEAEALRWAICTMNGFMYKRVIFETDSLVLQKMIRGEEEVWPRMRSIIQDIQSVLSRQSEYVVEYYSRSGNKVADRIAKETAAFTSIVPKLYSIVPVWLNPCVEIEKLL, encoded by the coding sequence ATGTGGCGTGAGAAAGAGAATCAGGAAGTACTACAACTAAGCTTTGATGCTATCTACCAAAGGGTGTGGAGCTTAAATATCAGTCCAAAAGTGAAGCACTTCCTGTGGAGATGTCTAAATAACGCACTTCCGGTGACAGATAATATGGCTCACAGACACATTGCAAACGATAGAAGATGTAGCAGATGTGGAAAAGCGGCTGAGACGATCAACCATATGTTGTTCCAATGCCATTATGCACGCCGGCTCTGGGCAAAAGCCAATGTACATACTCCCCCTCCAGGAATATGGGCAGAGTCTCTTCATACAAACATCCATTGGGTCTTAAATCTAAAACAAGAGTACCCAAAGGATCAAATAGATGAGTCTCTTGCCCCATGGATTTTATGGAGATTGTGGAAGAATAGGAACGAAATGCTATTCAGGGGAAAAGAGTATGAAATCTCTGAAACTGTGGAGAAGGCTTGGGAAGATGTCAAAGAATGGCAGGACAAAAAGGAGGCGAAAGTGGAAGTGGTTAAAAAAACCACAACAGAGAAACCGGATAGGAAATGGATACCACCAGTACCAACTTGGCTTAAATGCAATACAGATGGCTCCTGGGAGAAGGAGACGGATCAAGGTGGTGCAGGCTGGATAACGAGGGATCACACCGAGAGTCTGTTGTGGGCGGGGGCAAAGAAAATGGTAGGGATGGGATCGGCACTGGATTCAGAGGCTGAAGCTCTCAGATGGGCTATCTGCACGATGAATGGGTTCATGTATAAAAGAGTAATCTTCGAGACTGACTCTCTTGTGCTGCAGAAGATGATACGAGGAGAAGAAGAGGTCTGGCCGAGAATGAGATCCATTATCCAGGATATCCAGTCCGTACTATCCCGCCAGAGTGAGTATGTAGTGGAGTATTATTCCAGAAGTGGTAACAAAGTTGCAGATAGAATAGCGAAAGAGACTGCTGCGTTTACGTCCATTGTCCCTAAGTTGTATTCTATTGTGCCTGTTTGGTTGAATCCCTGTGTGGAGATTGAAAAGCTTTTGTAA
- the LOC108812225 gene encoding eukaryotic translation initiation factor 3 subunit B encodes MAELDIDTRAAQLGIDWSQVNLDSVKLPPGENFGIESDDEGVYHDDQLEFDTGFGNIIVVDNLPVVPKTKFEKLENVLKKIYSQLGVIKERGLWMPVDPNTGTTLGYCFIEFNTPQEAQNAKEKTHGYKLDKSHIFAVNMFDDFDRLMNVKEEWEAPQTKPYVPGENLQKWLTDEKARDQLVTRSGPDTEVLWNDARQKNTELVHKRSYWTESYVQWSPLGTYLVTLHKQGAAVWGGADTFTRLMRYQHNMVKLVDFSPGEKYLVTYHSQEPSNPRDASKVEIKVFDVRTGRMMRDFKGSADEFSIGGPGGVAGASWPVFRWAGGKDDKYFAKLSKNTISVYETETFGLIDKKSIKVDNVVDICWSPTDSILSLFVPEQGGGNQPAKVALVQIPSKVELRQKNLFSVSDCKMYWQSSGEYLAVKVDRYTKTKKSTYSGFELFRIKERDIPIEVLELDNKNDKIIAFAWEPKGHRFAVIHGDQPRPDVSFYTMKTTQHGGRVTKLGTLKAKQANALFWSPTGKYIILAGLKNFNGQLEFFNVDELETMATTEHFMATDVEWDPTGRYVATAVTSVHEMENGFTIWSFNGKLLYRNLKDHFFQLAWRPRPPSFLSPEKEEEIAKNLKKYSKKYELEDQDVSLLLSEQDREKRKALKEEWEKWVKQWKSLQEEEKLARQNLRDGEISDEEEEEDEAKEVKEVEFEDVIDVTEEVVQE; translated from the exons ATGGCGGAACTGGATATTGACACCCGCGCGGCTCAGTTAGGGATCGATTGGTCTCAGGTTAATCTCGATTCCGTTAAACTCCCTCCTGGAGAGAACTTCGGTATCGAGAG TGATGATGAAGGTGTTTACCACGACGACCAGCTAGAATTCGACACAGGGTTCGGCAATATAATCGTGGTCGATAACCTCCCCGTTGTTCCCAAGACCAAGTTTGAGAAACTCGAGAATGTCCTTAAGAAGATTTACAGCCAGCTTGGCGTTATCAAGGAGAGAGGACTTTGGATGCCTGTTGATCCCAACACCGGGACGACGTTGGGCTACTGTTTCATCGAGTTTAATACCCCTCAG GAAGCTCAAAACGCTAAGGAGAAGACTCATGGGTACAAGTTGGACAAGTCTCATATCTTTGCTGTGAACATGTTCGATGATTTTGACAGGCTCATGAATGTCAAGGAGGAGTGGGAGGCTCCTCAGACCAAGCCCTATGTCCCTGGG GAAAACTTGCAAAAGTGGCTTACTGATGAGAAAGCAAGGGATCAGCTTGTCACTCGCTCTGGTCCTGATACCGAAGTCTTGTGGAATGATGCTAGGCAGAAGAATACTGAACTCGTTCATAAGCGTTCG TATTGGACAGAGAGCTATGTGCAGTGGTCTCCTCTTGGTACGTACCTCGTGACACTTCACAAGCAGGGGGCAGCTGTTTGGGGTGGTGCTGATACCTTCACTCGTCTCATGCGTTATCAGCATAACATG GTAAAATTAGTTGATTTCTCTCCTGGTGAGAAGTACCTGGTAACTTACCATAGCCAGGAACCAAGTAACCCACGGGATGCAAGT AAAGTAGAGATAAAGGTCTTTGATGTGAGAACCGGGAGGATGATGAGAGATTTCAAGGGTAGTGCTGATGAGTTTTCAATTGGAGGACCTGGCGGTGTTGCTGGTGCTTCTTGGCCTGTTTTCAG atGGGCTGGTGGAAAAGACGATAAATACTTTGCCAAGCTCAGCAAAAACACGATATCTGTCTACGAGACCGAGACTTTCGGCCTAATTGACAAGAAATCCATCAAGGTTGATAATGTCGTGGACATCTGTTGGTCTCCTACTGACTCCATCCTTTCACTCTTTGTTCCTGAACAAGGTGGTGGGAACCAGCCTGCCAAG GTTGCTCTTGTCCAAATCCCTAGCAAGGTGGAGCTAAGGCAGAAGAATCTCTTCAGCGTGAGCGACTGCAAAATGTACTGGCAGAGTAGTGGAGAGTATCTCGCTGTCAAGGTTGATCGATACACAAAGACAAAGAAGAGCACGTACTCTGGCTTCGAGCTTTTCCGCATCAAAGAGAGGGATATTCCCATCGAGGTTCTCGAGCTGGACAACAAGAACGACAAGATCATCGCTTTCGCGTGGGAGCCCAAGGGTCACAGGTTTGCTGTGATTCATGGTGACCAACCAAGACCAGATGTGAGTTTCTACACGATGAAGACCACACAACACGGTGGAAGGGTTACAAAGCTCGGTACTTTGAAGGCCAAACAAGCCAATGCCCTCTTCTGGTCGCCCACAGGAAAGTACATTATTCTTGCTGGGTTGAAGAATTTCAACGGCCAGCTTGAATTTTTCAACGTGGATGAGCTCGAGACAATGGCCACAACTGAACACTTCATGGCCACTGATGTCGAATGGGACCCAACTGGAAG GTACGTTGCAACAGCAGTGACGTCAGTCCATGAGATGGAGAATGGATTCACCATCTGGTCGTTCAATGGAAAATTGCTTTACAGGAATCTGAAGGATCATTTCTTCCAG TTGGCATGGCGCCCAAGACCTCCATCATTCTTGTCTccggagaaggaagaagagatagCAAAGAACCTGAAGAAGTACAGCAAGAAGTACGAGTTGGAGGATCAGGACGTCTCGTTGCTGTTGAGTGAACAAGACAGAGAGAAGAGGAAGGCGTTGAAGGAAGAGTGGGAGAAATGGGTGAAGCAGTGGAAGTCGCTGCAGGAAGAGGAGAAACTTGCGAGGCAAAACCTCAGGGATGGAGAAATCagtgatgaggaagaagaagaggacgaAGCCAAAGAAGTTAAAGAAGTTGAGTTTGAGGATGTTATTGACGTCACTGAAGAAGTCGTCCAAGAATGA